The proteins below come from a single Streptomyces tubercidicus genomic window:
- the prfB gene encoding peptide chain release factor 2, with protein MAVVDVSEELKSLSSTMGSIEAVLDLDKMRADVAVLEEQAAAPSLWDDPENAQKITSRLSYLQGQLRKAEDLRGRVDDVEVLFELAEAEGDEDARAEAEAELTAVRKAVDELEVRTLLSGEYDSREAVVNIRAEAGGVDAADFAEKLQRMYLRWAERHGYKTELYETSYAEEAGIKSTTFAVQVPYAYGTLSVEQGTHRLVRISPFDNQGRRQTSFAGVEVLPVVEQTDHIEIDESELRVDVYRSSGPGGQGVNTTDSAVRLTHIPTGIVVSCQNERSQIQNKATAMNVLQAKLLERRRQEEQAKMDALKGDGGNSWGNQMRSYVLHPYQMVKDLRTEFEVGNPSAVLDGDIDGFLEAGIRWRKQQEK; from the coding sequence GTGGCAGTCGTCGATGTATCCGAAGAGCTGAAGTCCCTCTCCTCGACCATGGGGTCGATCGAGGCCGTCCTGGACCTCGACAAGATGAGGGCCGATGTCGCCGTGCTTGAGGAGCAGGCCGCGGCGCCGTCCCTGTGGGACGACCCGGAGAACGCACAGAAGATCACCAGTCGGCTGTCCTACCTCCAGGGTCAGCTGCGCAAGGCCGAGGACCTGCGCGGCCGGGTCGACGACGTCGAGGTGCTCTTCGAGCTCGCCGAGGCCGAGGGCGACGAGGACGCCAGGGCGGAGGCCGAGGCCGAGCTGACCGCCGTCCGCAAGGCGGTCGACGAGCTGGAGGTCCGCACGCTGCTCTCCGGCGAGTACGACTCCCGTGAGGCGGTCGTCAACATCCGCGCCGAGGCCGGTGGCGTGGATGCCGCCGACTTCGCCGAGAAGCTCCAGCGGATGTATCTGCGCTGGGCCGAGCGGCACGGCTACAAGACCGAGCTCTACGAGACCTCGTACGCGGAAGAGGCCGGCATCAAGTCGACCACCTTCGCCGTCCAGGTGCCGTACGCCTACGGCACGCTCTCCGTGGAGCAGGGCACGCACCGCCTGGTGCGCATCTCGCCGTTCGACAACCAGGGCCGCCGCCAGACGTCGTTCGCCGGTGTCGAGGTGCTGCCCGTCGTCGAGCAGACCGACCACATCGAGATCGACGAGTCCGAGCTGCGGGTCGACGTCTACCGTTCGTCCGGCCCCGGCGGCCAGGGCGTCAACACCACCGACTCCGCGGTCCGGCTGACGCACATCCCCACCGGCATCGTCGTCTCCTGCCAGAACGAGCGCTCGCAGATCCAGAACAAGGCGACCGCGATGAACGTCCTCCAGGCCAAGCTCCTTGAGCGCCGCCGCCAGGAGGAGCAGGCCAAGATGGACGCGCTCAAGGGCGACGGCGGCAATTCCTGGGGCAACCAGATGCGTTCGTACGTCCTGCACCCGTACCAGATGGTCAAGGATCTGCGGACCGAGTTCGAGGTCGGCAACCCCAGCGCCGTTCTTGACGGCGATATCGACGGCTTCCTGGAGGCCGGTATCCGCTGGCGTAAGCAGCAGGAGAAGTAG
- a CDS encoding serine/threonine-protein kinase, protein MARKIGSRYTAHQILGRGSAGTVWLGEGPEGAVAIKLLREELASDQELVGRFVQERAALLGLDHPHVVGVRDLVVDGNDLALVMELVRGTDLRTRLERERRLAPEAAVAIAADVADGLAAAHAARIVHRDVKPENVLLDMQGPLGPGGAHPALLTDFGIARLVDSPRRTRATKVIGTPDYLAPEIIEGLPPRASVDVYALATVLYELLAGFTPFGGGHPGAVLRRHVTESVAPLPGIPDELWQLLLQCLAKAPASRLRAPELAARLRELLPALAGMPPLDIDEPDDDEPEDEQDGAAESREEAHHPSPAPAEATPPRGAVPLVQGAVPDSSRETHTSMRVPGPEELAGGAHGTARTPRAAGERRAGSARHRASQEAVRRRRIKLGAAAAAALVAAGLGGWLASGDEEPDGATPGVHQSEPDTP, encoded by the coding sequence TTGGCACGGAAGATCGGCAGCCGGTACACCGCCCACCAGATCCTGGGGCGCGGCAGTGCCGGCACGGTATGGCTGGGCGAAGGTCCTGAAGGGGCCGTGGCCATCAAGCTGTTGCGTGAGGAACTCGCCTCCGATCAGGAGCTCGTCGGCCGCTTCGTCCAGGAGCGGGCGGCCCTGCTGGGCCTGGACCATCCCCATGTCGTCGGCGTCCGCGATCTCGTCGTCGACGGCAACGACCTGGCGCTGGTCATGGAGCTCGTACGGGGCACGGATCTGCGCACCCGTCTGGAGCGTGAACGCCGGCTGGCCCCGGAGGCCGCCGTCGCGATCGCCGCCGACGTGGCCGACGGACTGGCCGCCGCGCACGCCGCCCGGATCGTGCACCGCGACGTCAAGCCCGAGAACGTGCTGCTGGACATGCAGGGCCCGCTCGGCCCCGGTGGCGCGCACCCCGCGCTGCTCACCGACTTCGGCATCGCCCGCCTCGTCGACTCCCCGCGCCGCACCCGGGCGACGAAGGTCATCGGCACCCCGGACTACCTGGCCCCGGAGATCATCGAGGGGCTGCCGCCGCGCGCCTCCGTGGACGTCTATGCGCTGGCGACCGTCCTGTACGAGCTGCTCGCCGGGTTCACGCCCTTCGGGGGCGGGCACCCCGGGGCGGTGCTGCGCCGCCATGTGACCGAGAGCGTGGCGCCGCTGCCCGGCATCCCCGACGAACTGTGGCAGCTGCTGCTCCAGTGCCTGGCCAAGGCCCCGGCCTCCCGGCTGCGCGCCCCGGAACTCGCCGCCCGGCTGCGGGAGCTGCTGCCCGCTCTGGCGGGCATGCCGCCGCTGGACATCGACGAGCCGGACGACGACGAGCCGGAGGACGAGCAGGACGGCGCCGCGGAGTCCCGCGAGGAGGCGCACCACCCGTCGCCGGCACCGGCCGAGGCCACCCCGCCGCGCGGCGCGGTCCCGTTGGTGCAGGGCGCGGTCCCGGACTCCAGCCGGGAGACGCACACCAGCATGCGCGTCCCGGGCCCGGAGGAGCTGGCGGGCGGCGCACACGGCACGGCCCGGACCCCGCGCGCCGCCGGTGAGCGCCGGGCGGGCTCGGCGCGGCACCGTGCGTCGCAGGAGGCGGTGCGCCGCCGCCGGATCAAGCTGGGCGCGGCCGCCGCCGCGGCGCTCGTGGCGGCGGGCCTGGGCGGCTGGCTGGCCTCCGGCGACGAGGAGCCGGACGGCGCCACACCCGGCGTCCACCAGTCGGAACCCGACACCCCGTGA
- the ftsX gene encoding permease-like cell division protein FtsX gives MRAQFVLSEIGVGLRRNLTMTFAVIVSVALSLGLFGASLLMRDQVSTMKGYWYDKVNVSIFFCSKNDAETGANCAKGAATQQQKNDIKAELDRLPIVQKTTYESSDQAYKHYKEQFGDTPVAGLVTPDQLPESYRVKLKDPTKFTVIKSAFSERPGVMEVQDQRDTVEPLFNLLNGMNIAALVVMGLMLVVALMLIVNTVRVSAFSRRRETGIMRLVGASSYYIQMPFILEAAIAGLLGAAFACVLIVGGKYVLINNWLAKKIQVINFIGWDSVVAVLPLVLLIGLLMPALAAFFALRKYLKV, from the coding sequence ATGCGCGCCCAGTTCGTCCTGTCGGAGATCGGCGTCGGTCTCCGCCGAAACCTCACGATGACCTTCGCCGTCATCGTCTCCGTAGCCCTTTCGCTCGGTCTGTTCGGCGCCTCGCTGCTGATGCGCGACCAGGTCAGCACCATGAAGGGCTACTGGTACGACAAGGTCAACGTCTCCATCTTCTTCTGCAGCAAGAACGACGCCGAGACCGGTGCCAACTGCGCCAAGGGCGCGGCCACCCAGCAGCAGAAAAATGACATCAAGGCCGAGCTCGACCGGCTGCCGATCGTGCAGAAGACGACCTACGAGTCCAGCGATCAGGCGTATAAGCACTACAAGGAGCAGTTCGGGGACACCCCCGTCGCCGGGCTGGTGACGCCCGACCAGCTTCCGGAGTCCTACCGCGTCAAGCTCAAGGACCCCACGAAGTTCACGGTGATCAAGTCGGCGTTCTCCGAGCGGCCCGGCGTCATGGAGGTGCAGGACCAACGGGACACCGTTGAGCCGCTGTTCAACCTCCTGAACGGCATGAATATCGCCGCGCTGGTCGTGATGGGGCTGATGCTGGTCGTTGCGCTGATGCTGATCGTCAACACCGTGCGGGTGTCGGCGTTCAGCAGGCGGCGGGAGACCGGGATCATGCGGCTGGTGGGAGCGTCCAGCTACTACATCCAGATGCCGTTCATCCTGGAGGCGGCCATCGCGGGCCTGCTCGGCGCCGCCTTCGCCTGTGTGCTGATCGTGGGCGGCAAGTACGTCCTCATCAACAACTGGCTGGCGAAGAAGATCCAGGTGATCAACTTCATCGGCTGGGACTCGGTGGTGGCGGTCCTTCCGCTGGTCCTCCTGATCGGGCTGCTGATGCCCGCGCTCGCCGCGTTCTTCGCGCTGCGCAAGTACCTCAAGGTGTGA
- the ftsE gene encoding cell division ATP-binding protein FtsE, producing the protein MIRFDNVSKTYPKQNRPALRDVSLEIERGEFVFLVGSSGSGKSTFLRLLLREERASHGHVHVLGKDLGKLSNWKVPQMRRQVGTVFQDFRLLPNKTVGENVAFALEVIGKPRGQIRKTVPEVLELVGLGGKEDRMPGELSGGEQQRVAIARAFVNRPMLLIADEPTGNLDPQTSVGIMKLLDRINRTGTTVVMATHDQQIVDQMRKRVMELEKGRLVRDQSRGVYGYQH; encoded by the coding sequence GTGATCCGATTCGACAACGTCTCCAAGACCTACCCGAAGCAGAACCGCCCCGCACTCAGGGATGTCTCCCTTGAGATCGAGCGCGGCGAGTTCGTCTTCCTGGTGGGCTCCTCGGGCTCCGGCAAGTCCACCTTCCTGCGGCTGCTGCTGCGGGAGGAGCGGGCCAGCCATGGCCACGTGCACGTTCTGGGCAAGGACCTCGGCAAGCTCTCCAACTGGAAGGTTCCGCAGATGCGGCGCCAGGTGGGCACGGTCTTCCAGGACTTCCGGCTGCTCCCCAACAAGACCGTGGGGGAGAACGTCGCCTTCGCCCTGGAGGTCATCGGCAAGCCCCGGGGCCAGATCCGCAAGACGGTTCCCGAGGTCCTCGAACTCGTCGGCCTCGGCGGCAAAGAGGACCGTATGCCGGGTGAACTCTCCGGTGGTGAGCAGCAGCGTGTCGCCATCGCGCGGGCGTTCGTCAACCGCCCGATGCTGCTCATCGCTGACGAGCCCACCGGCAACCTCGACCCGCAGACCTCGGTCGGCATCATGAAGCTGCTGGACCGGATCAACCGGACCGGTACGACGGTGGTCATGGCCACCCACGACCAGCAGATCGTCGACCAGATGCGCAAGCGGGTCATGGAACTTGAGAAGGGCCGGCTCGTACGCGACCAGTCGCGCGGCGTGTACGGCTACCAGCACTAA